ATCTTGTCTCCTTGAGACTCAAAAAAATAATGAGCTATTAATGTAAGGTTAAGAtccaaagagtttctttttaaaactcatactctcacttaaagttgagaaaataaagatggtaataaaaagaaatgataTGATTTAACCAtctaaagatgaaagaaaattattgTGAGTACAATGTCTTGCAGTATCAAGATTATTGGAAGCTCTAGAAGAGCAAATACATGTATGCCTATGGGAACGAAACTTAAACTTTCCCAAGTCTCAAAGATCAAAAGGATTTAAGATATAACACATGACCTTAAGTTGGGTATGTTGTTGATTTTCAGTTGAGATTCTATTCGAGATTGACAAAAATGTAGtgttatcatctcgagggggagaATTAGAGAATCTCACATCCCTAGTAAGTGGAACATCCAGAAGTATGTTCATACTGAAAATAGATTTGAGgagtcatttataaaataaaaccaagGGATTTTACATCTAACAATGTTGAGACAATAAGTAAAGGGAAATGTTGAATACTTTCAATCACAAGTATTACCCAAGGCACTATTGTATTGTACTACACAATGACTAGAAAATGGAGAAAATGTAATAGTAAACCAGAAGTTTACTGAACGTGTAATGTTTtgcaagccggttatgccatccCGGTTTATTAATAATGCGAAAGATAATCATATAGACATTCATTgaagaaccagaagattcttACGAATGATCTTCTATATGCTGCTTGCTTATAAGGCAATATAAGAATACGCTTTTCACCAATCAAaagatttggagtctatttaTACAAGGAGATGTTGTGGGCTTGATCACCCACTGGTGGAATGATCATCCACTGGTGGAATGATCATCCACcatatgtttataattaatgCATCGACAAGAAGTTCGCATGTATCCTTGTCATAGATCCGCAGCCTAATGTTTGCAAGACTAATTGGTAATACTGGTGAATTCACAAGCCTTTGATGATTAATTTATGCATGTGAGGATACATGATGAACATATTGTATCTAATGTTTATACGTAAGATGCAGCAGCATTGATTTTCATAATGCCAAAGAGTAATTAAGAACTCTCTCCATCAAATTGGTTTTGGGTCAGAAACCAAAGATCCCCATCTAGAAAATTTGGATAAGTTGTAGTTGCTCCACCACATCAAtaaaagatgggacctcaaaggaggttATGAATATGTTAGATATAATCTCCACTGATGATAAAATCTAGAagattttacaagatttatttAAAGACTCAAAGTTAgtctatccaacattaggggaaGAAAATAATCAGCTGGAGAATTAACgtgttgaaatgaattatcattgatcctcggactaaagagcGCGAATAGAAGTCCAAAATGAATGTATAGAGATAATTCTATTACAAAGATTAACACATGAATTGCCAGACTCGTTAACTGACCCTAAGAAAGTGATTAAGTCACAAgtaccagctgtaaatgctccagTTAATATAGATGTCCCAGAAGGACAATTTCAAACTGCAAATGAGTTTAAAGATCACCTGAAGCGTGATAGACCTATCGGTTCCAAATATAATAATCCTCGAAAAAAAGAGCATGAATGAGAATGGCAGAATCGAGgaataaaatattaagaatCTCAAGAAGAGATAGAAAACATGACTTGGAagaaattcaggtacctgagaatAAAGAAATCTCAAATAGATATGTCATGTCTTGAACAATATGGAACCGATATCAAATCGACGTCGTTAAATATTTATGCATGCAATGTAGCAGTTGATGAGAATGAGGATCATAAACcatctattgaaaagtgtacacaatATGATAAATGACCGAAAATGAAAAGAATCAATAGATGCAGATCTCTTGGAAAGAGAGAGTATTTGGACAAGTAGTCCATACACTTGAAGGTGTAAAACCAGTGGCATATAAATGGATCTTATGTGAAAGAATCAATGAaatgatgaaaaaaaattgtgaggTGCAAAAGAGTAGTTGCACAAAATTTCTCACAAAGACCTGAAATTGTTATAAGAAACACATCATCATGTGGTGGAAGCATCAACTTTCAAGTTTCTATAGTCTGGCAAGAATTGAAAGCCACTGAAAAATGACAATGATGTCAAtgattcaaaataatataaactgCAAGAAGCAGTAAACTCCTAAGAATTTGGATTGCTAAAAGCAGTAAATACTAGTTCTCGAGATCATTACCGCGAGAGTATTTTGAGTATATAAAGGAAATAATTCTTACTCATGAAGTACCATGAAATTGAAAAATTTATGATCTCTTTCATGATTGAAAGATGTGATTTTGTATGATAAGATGAATGGTCatactatttaattttataagaagAGGGGGAATAACTCGTATGTACAATATACATGTTTAGAAGATTGtctataaaaaaagaaatttggaCATGGATTCCAAATAGACCAAGAGTCCAATGGTCTAAGAGATTATCTCACAATCAAACAAGTTTATTCTCTAAGAATATGCTTATAGCAATTCCTAAAAggattatatatatgatgagaaTACATCTCCCTAAGATGATGCTTCAAGGGGGAGAAATATGATGATGCttcgtagttgtactctttttccttatcatggtttttgtcccattgggttttccatgttaaagttttaatgaggcaacaaagAACACTTAATGATACATACCTAAAGAGTAACGTTATCACTTAAGTGATAAAGATATCaatcttctaatgtatttttgaGACTGAGAAGAGAATGATCAAAGATCAGTCATACTTTAAAAGGAATCAAGGTATGAACACATTCCATTCGCGGGACAGAAACGAAGGTCAAATGTTTGCGAATCAAAAAAGATCTTCTAGATGGAATTAAAACATGGACTTGGCGTCCAGAGAAAGATCTTTGAGTCTACTTTTATCTCCAATTTGAATCAAGTCATTCCAGCTGATATAACTTGAGATATGACTGTTTTTGTGAGACATGTACAAGCTGTCTCAGAATACCCAATTTCGACCGATATCCCAGATATTGCTAGATATTCCCATCTTCCAAGATCTAGACGTGTGCCTGAAGTTATACATGGATGTTCGCTTCGATTTCCAAGTGTTTCAAAGTCATTTGGTCCTACGGTCATCAAGATATTCAAGTTTCAGTGAGGAGTGTCAAATCTGCCGGTGAGGTCCAAGTGCTACAAGTTCGTTTAAGTGACAATTCAGCCGACctattcactaagtcatttCCGAACTCTACATTCAAGAAGCTtacgcatcagattgggatgcgtcgactgaaagaccttcagtgaggtacaaatcagggggagtaatacgtcttgtactcttttttcttaACCATGATTTTATCCCTTTGGGTTTtattggtaaggttttaatgagacaacatccaaagcgtattacgAGCTCTTAATGGTTATAACATTCAAGGGAAAATGTTATGAACCGTTTAAGTGAATACCATAACCAAAGACGGTTTagactttttcttttctcatggtttttcttttcttcgtatgattaggattttttttatcttattggTTTaggatttgtaatctttccatttatatATGACGGTTTATACTtcttgtaattccctatatataaatgtcgcattatgttatgaataagaaaaactaattcTCTCTTTCTGTATTTATTTACAACAACGAAACgagtaaattattttctaacgCCTCGAATATTATTCCTTATGTGTCAATAAAGCATTTCTAGAAAATAACAAAAGTGGTTTTCGATTTTTTCTATACTTTCGAAAGAAGTAAAGAAAGGTTTCTGGTTACAACAAAGCCAATAGATTCTCTCTCAAATTTCGCCCCTTGTTTCTTACTTCCTCTCTCTTAAAccccaaaagaaaacaaaatatcttttcCTATAAAACCTCTCGCACTCACACTTTCCTCATAAAATCCTCAACCAACCCAcaaagcctctctctctctaaaccaGAAACATGGATGTTTCAGCGAGAAAACCTTATTTcatcgaagaagatgatgatctGGCTTCTTCCTTATCGGAGATGGAAGCTGGGTTTTCTGGTGGAAACTTACAAAACGGTGTCGTTTCACGTCCTCTTTCTTACTCTAGTCTCAGGAACACGAACTTTTGTCACAATAATACCTACACTCATGGTTATTATTACCATCAATACTCTGTTTCGTCTCCGAGATCTGTCGTTTCCCGAAGATTCCATGATTTCAGATTAGACAATCAACAGCCTCATTACTTGGATTCGTGTTTCCTCTGTAAGAAGCCACTTCATAACAGAGATATCTACATGTACAGGTAAATCTTAGATCTTTTACATCAGATCTGGTTTCATTTTCctcttaattataaaaaaaaagaatgatttttttgaatacccatttttttcaatttttaaatctgaatcgaagttttgatattttatttgtgTGTAATTGCAGAGGAGACACACCGTTTTGTAGTGAAGAGTGTAGACAAGAACagatagagagagatgaagaagaagagaagaaaaagaatctGTCTTATTCAGTGAAATCAGCAATGAGGAGAAAAGAACAAAgaagctcttcttcttctccgactAGATCTGGTGGCTATGCTATTCACAACGGTCCTGTTGCTGCAGCTTGAAGTTCCGAATCTGATGATGAGTTTGGGaactataataaataaaaatataattaggttaaagaaacaaaagaagtgAGAATGTGGCTTAACGTTGTTTGGAAGCTGGTCTTTGgatcttcttttgatctttttttaaatctaaaagatCAGTTCACTTTCACTTGAAGTTTTCAAGGAAAGGAGAAAGCTAAAGAtccttttaagttttaactccttttttctttcttttttaaccTAAGAAATGTGTTGGGAGTATGAGAAGAGAGAAATTGTAAATGCCTGTATGAATTAGCGTCCATGGCATGCCTTGAGTAAATTTTCTTGTTtcttaagaaaacaaaaatacatgTAATATAAAGTACATGTTCAACCTtgagaatataatatatacgaGAAAGCT
This genomic stretch from Brassica napus cultivar Da-Ae chromosome C9, Da-Ae, whole genome shotgun sequence harbors:
- the LOC106416733 gene encoding FCS-Like Zinc finger 1-like encodes the protein MDVSARKPYFIEEDDDLASSLSEMEAGFSGGNLQNGVVSRPLSYSSLRNTNFCHNNTYTHGYYYHQYSVSSPRSVVSRRFHDFRLDNQQPHYLDSCFLCKKPLHNRDIYMYRGDTPFCSEECRQEQIERDEEEEKKKNLSYSVKSAMRRKEQRSSSSSPTRSGGYAIHNGPVAAA